ACCTGTGGTTGAACTTTTGGCAGCATTGCCTTCCGTAGTGATTGGTTTTTTCGGAATGGTAGTGGTGGCACCTTTTTTACAGGAATATTTTGATCTGCCCACCGGACTTAACGTTTTTAATGCCTCCCTAATGCTTGCTTTTATGTCCATACCCACTATTTGTAGTATTTCAGAAGATGCTATTTACAGTGTGCCCACAGAACTTAAGGAGGCTTCCTTAGGTTTAGGAGCAACTCACTTGCAAACCATTGTTCGGGTTGTCTTGCCGGCTTCGTTATCCGGTATAAGCACAGCAGTTATTTTAGGCATGTCCAGGGCTATTGGCGAGACCATGGTTGTGCTCATGGTCGCTGGCGGCGCAGCCATGATTCCGGAGAGTGTCTTTGATCCTGTCCGGCCCATGCCTGCAAGTATTGCTGCAGAAATGGCCGAAGCTCCCTTTAGGAGCGATCACTATCACGCATTATTCGCTATCGGCGTTGTGCTTTTTGTCTTTACCTTGCTTTTTAACATGGTTGCTGACCACATAGCTCACAAACATAAGCAAGTGGGGGCAGCTACATTATAGAGTCTGTGGCCAAACCCCATTTTAACCGCTGATTGAAAGTCTTGGTTTCTGAAATGCATTACAAACGGCTTGGGTAACCCAATCTTAACGAAGCTTGCGGGAAAACAGAGCATCGGGATGAATGGGCTAAATATTTTGCGATATTGACCATAACTATCGATAATAAAAAAATATTTGTTTACCTAAAATATCCCATTATGCTCTGTCCGCAAGCAAGTTTTAGTTGGGTCCAAGTCTTTGTACCAGCATGAAAGAAACCAAAACTGGAATAAACCATGGAAATTAAGTTTATAAAAAGGGTTGGCTACAAGCTCTATAGTTCTAGAAATTCGGTAACTAAAGATAGTTGAATAGTTAACTAGTTGAATAAATTGTACCTGTAATCTAATAAACCATTAAACCAATAAAGCTTGTGATGAAGAAAAGAAAAGTTACTCAGGCTATAGCCTTTGGATTCTTGCGTAGCTCAGCTATGATTAATGGCTTGGCCTTGGCTATTATCGTTTATTTTTTATTACAAAACGGTCTTACGGCCATAAGTTGGGAGTTTATCAGTCAACCTCCCAGGAATATGATGACCGAAGGGGGCATTTTGCCCTGCATTATCGGGACAATTATATTGAGTTTTGGCTCTATACTTGTGGCTTTGCCTTTGGGCGTGGCCTCGGCTATTTATCTCAATGAATATGCCCGTCCGGGCAAATTGTTACGGATTATACGTCTAGGCATAAATAATCTGGCTGGAATTCCTTCTATAGTTTTTGGTCTTTTTGGGCTTGCTTTTTTTGCCACAAAGTTGGGTTTTGGCATTAGTATTTTGTCCGGTATTCTGACCCTGGGATTTTTAATCCTGCCGGTTATGATCGGGACAACAGAAGAGGCCTTAAAGTCTGTTCCTCAAACTTATCGCGAGGCTTCTTTGGGGCTAGGGGCCACAAAATGGCAGACTATTTTTAAGGTAGTTTTGCCGGCAGCCACGCCAGGAATTTTAACCGGGGCTATTTTGAGCCTGAGCAGGGCTGCCGGCGAAACAGCAGCTATTATGTACACAGCAGCCGTGTTCTTTTCGCCTCATTTACCAGATTCAATTTTTGACGATGTTATGGCCTTGCCTTATCATATTTATGTTTTGGCTACGGCCGGTACAGAAATTGAGAAGACCAGACCTTTGCAGTATGGTACGGCCCTGGTGCTTATTGCTTTGGTTTTTGCCATGAATTTTATAGCTATTTATTATCGGGCAAAGATGCAAAAGAAACAATAGAAAAAAGCTAAAGAGAAATAACATAGAAGCGTAGAACTTTTATATTATGCCTAGAATTTTGATTGTTGAAGACGAGCCGGATATTCTCGCCCTTTTGAGTCTAAATTTAAACCGGGCAGGGTTTGAGACCATTGAGGCAGACAATGGTCTTGATGGCCTTAAACTAGCTCAGGATAAAGTTCCTGACTTGATAGTTTTGGATCTCATGCTTCCAAAAATGGATGGGTTGGAAGTTTGCCGGCAGGTTAAGGCTTCAGACAGGACCAGTCAGATTCCTGTCTTAATGCTTACTGCCAGAGCGGAAGAAGTCGATCGTATTGTAGGATTTGAACTAGGTGCAGACGATTACGTGATCAAACCATTTAGCATTCGGGAATTAATTCTGCGTATAAAAGCCATTTTACGTAGAAAGGTGGGAGAACATACAGAAAAGAAGTCCATATGGAAGGTTAAAGGTCTGGAGTTTGATCGAGATAAAATGCAGTTTAAGGTGGATGGAGAATTAGTCAAGCTGACCTCAACAGAGTTTAAACTTTTGAGCGAATTAATTGATGCACAGGGAAAGATATTATCCAGAGAGCAGCTTTTGGACAGAGTGTGGGGGTATGATTTTGCAGGTTATGCCCGGACAGTGGACACTCATATTCGTAGATTAAGGATGAAGATGGGGCCTTATTCTGATGTGATCGAAACAGTGCGCGGCATGGGGTACAAAATAAAAAACGGATAGCTGTTTTAACGTGTTAATGGGGTGGATGGGTTGATGGGGTAGTGTCAACTGTTGAACTATTAAACCGGTTAGCTATTACTACCTGCTTCGTGTCCCCTGGCAACTGAAAAGTAAAGAACATGAATAGTTTATCCTTAAAGTTAAGAATTATTTTATTGTTTTGGGCAGTTTTAACACTGGCCTTAATTTTACCAAGTTCATATTTTATAAATATTTTAAAACAAGAAGTTAGAAGAGATGTAATTTTTAATGTCCAAAAGGAAACGGATCTTGTCCAGTGGATACTTTTAAATCAAGCTGTTAGAAAAGAACAATCGGATCTGGACAAATTAATTAAAGAGATTGGCCGGAGAATAGAAGATAGGATCACCTATATTACAGAGAATGGTATTGTTATTGCCGACTCTCAAGTTTCTGAGAAGAGATTAAAAAAACTGGACAATCATGCTACCAGGCCAGAGATCATTCAGGCCAGGTCCGAAGGTGAGGGTGTAAGTATCCGGTTTAGCCCTACCCTAAAAAAAGAGCTGGTTTACTATGCTCGGCGCATTGACCAAGATGATGGTTTGCCTGAAGGTTATTTGCGCATTTCGCGGCCATATTCGACCATAGCTGCGGTTTTGTCCAGGATAAAGACTAATATCTGGAGCGTTACTATATTTTCCCTTTTTGTTTCGGGAATACTGGTCTATTTTTTGATTTATAATTTGACCAGAAGATTTGATGCTATGGTTAAAGTTACTCAGGCCATAGGCCAGGGCGATTTGGCCAAAAGACTTTATTCATCTCCTGGCAAAGAATTTGAGCCCCTTGTCCAGGCCATTAATGAAATGGCAGAAAATATAGAGAAAAATGTCGAGACTATATCCAGGCAGAAAGTAGAGTTGGAGGCAATTTTAAATGGCATGGATGCAGGAATCGTTGCTCTGGATAAACAAGGACGAGTACTCAAGTTTAATCGGGCTTTTGAACAAATATTTTCTTATACCCCGAGTTATTTGGGGAAAAAGCTTTTGGAAATAAGTATTAATCCCAAACTCCAAGAGGCTTGTAACAAAGCATTAAAAAGCAATACGGATATTAAAAATTTGGAGTTAAGTGTTGGTTCTAATTATTACAGTGTAAATATTGTCGTTACAAAAAAATCAAAAGATTTAGGGGCAATTGTAGTCTTTCATGATATATCAAAATTGAAAAAAGTAGAGAATATGCGCAAAGATTTTGTGGCCAACGCCTCGCATGAATTAAGGACTCCTTTAACTTCAATCAAAGGCTACACTGAAACTTTACTCGAGAATGAAGAGCTTTTAAAAGAAAAGGGAAGAGAACTTTTAAAGGTAATTTTGAAAAATACTGAGCAGATGATTTATCTGCTCGAAGATATACTCAAACTGTCCCGAATAGAGTCGGGTAAGACAAAATTCAGAATAGAAGAAGTAGATGTTGGTAAGGTTGCTCAAAAGGCCTGGGAGAATAGCCAACACATGGTCGGCGATAAAGAAATTGTATTTCGAGGTTTAGTCAAAGATGGATGTCCGTATGTCTTGGCGGATGAAGAAGCCTTGCTTCTCGTCTTTCAAAATTTAATTCAGAACAGTATCAAATTTGTGCCAAAAGAAAATGGTGAAATTAAAATAGTTTGTGAGGATAAAAATGATAAGGTCTGGATAGGAGTGGAAGATAATGGTCCTGGTATCCCCCAAGAAGATCAGGGCAGAGTTTTTGAGCGGTTTTATCAGGTGAAGAAGTATCGGGATAGGGGAGTAAAGGGAACCGGTCTAGGTTTGTCCATTTGTCGAAATATTATCCGCAATCTAAATGG
The sequence above is a segment of the Desulfovulcanus ferrireducens genome. Coding sequences within it:
- a CDS encoding sensor histidine kinase, with amino-acid sequence MNSLSLKLRIILLFWAVLTLALILPSSYFINILKQEVRRDVIFNVQKETDLVQWILLNQAVRKEQSDLDKLIKEIGRRIEDRITYITENGIVIADSQVSEKRLKKLDNHATRPEIIQARSEGEGVSIRFSPTLKKELVYYARRIDQDDGLPEGYLRISRPYSTIAAVLSRIKTNIWSVTIFSLFVSGILVYFLIYNLTRRFDAMVKVTQAIGQGDLAKRLYSSPGKEFEPLVQAINEMAENIEKNVETISRQKVELEAILNGMDAGIVALDKQGRVLKFNRAFEQIFSYTPSYLGKKLLEISINPKLQEACNKALKSNTDIKNLELSVGSNYYSVNIVVTKKSKDLGAIVVFHDISKLKKVENMRKDFVANASHELRTPLTSIKGYTETLLENEELLKEKGRELLKVILKNTEQMIYLLEDILKLSRIESGKTKFRIEEVDVGKVAQKAWENSQHMVGDKEIVFRGLVKDGCPYVLADEEALLLVFQNLIQNSIKFVPKENGEIKIVCEDKNDKVWIGVEDNGPGIPQEDQGRVFERFYQVKKYRDRGVKGTGLGLSICRNIIRNLNGQIWVQSPVPNKENGCIIWFSLPKAN
- the pstC gene encoding phosphate ABC transporter permease subunit PstC encodes the protein MFSRQKREQLIKLAFLSIACGSIIILGLIMFFLFYEGLPIFKHVSFKEFFLGTEWYPTSEPPSFGIFPLFIGSLLVTILSSLIAVPLGIMTAIYLAEIAGPKIRGIVKPVVELLAALPSVVIGFFGMVVVAPFLQEYFDLPTGLNVFNASLMLAFMSIPTICSISEDAIYSVPTELKEASLGLGATHLQTIVRVVLPASLSGISTAVILGMSRAIGETMVVLMVAGGAAMIPESVFDPVRPMPASIAAEMAEAPFRSDHYHALFAIGVVLFVFTLLFNMVADHIAHKHKQVGAATL
- the pstA gene encoding phosphate ABC transporter permease PstA produces the protein MKKRKVTQAIAFGFLRSSAMINGLALAIIVYFLLQNGLTAISWEFISQPPRNMMTEGGILPCIIGTIILSFGSILVALPLGVASAIYLNEYARPGKLLRIIRLGINNLAGIPSIVFGLFGLAFFATKLGFGISILSGILTLGFLILPVMIGTTEEALKSVPQTYREASLGLGATKWQTIFKVVLPAATPGILTGAILSLSRAAGETAAIMYTAAVFFSPHLPDSIFDDVMALPYHIYVLATAGTEIEKTRPLQYGTALVLIALVFAMNFIAIYYRAKMQKKQ
- a CDS encoding response regulator, which translates into the protein MPRILIVEDEPDILALLSLNLNRAGFETIEADNGLDGLKLAQDKVPDLIVLDLMLPKMDGLEVCRQVKASDRTSQIPVLMLTARAEEVDRIVGFELGADDYVIKPFSIRELILRIKAILRRKVGEHTEKKSIWKVKGLEFDRDKMQFKVDGELVKLTSTEFKLLSELIDAQGKILSREQLLDRVWGYDFAGYARTVDTHIRRLRMKMGPYSDVIETVRGMGYKIKNG